In a genomic window of Candidatus Tumulicola sp.:
- a CDS encoding alkaline phosphatase family protein: MHIIRAIFAFAFVAALTACSSTITTPGTPHAIPSSNPTGSIRHVVILFQENRSFNTLFMGFPGAETNRAGACRRWKSSYGKVYCPENKPVTLRPILLESKCTGSSCTGQTDIAHQYSTFEIESDEDPATGVLRMDRFDAIRKGTTGLGPPAGLYPYGYVIPSETKAYWDMASQYTLADHMFSTEKSDSFPAHQELIAGTTALNDHESLVDSPSTTQWGCDAVPKSHTPVLFKDGRYVVNGPFPCFDQYKTIADVLDASNVSWKYYVQSISGKDKDLSGTLWNGFDAIKAVRYGPDWKKNIVHPNRRVIDDAAAGKLAAVSWVIPTLFDSDHPASACPNGPNWVSRVVNSIGESRDWKNTLILITWDEWGGWYDGVPPPQLDYTTLGMRVPLIIISPYAKKHYVSKTQYEFGSILKFIEQNFGTASLGSTDVRANSIGDALDFTQQPSAFKPIPVPPAQNCAHRSNSEIIEEEGGAPG; the protein is encoded by the coding sequence GTGCATATCATCCGCGCAATCTTCGCATTCGCGTTCGTCGCGGCGCTGACGGCGTGCAGCTCTACCATCACGACCCCAGGCACGCCACACGCGATACCAAGTTCGAACCCGACTGGGTCGATCCGACACGTCGTCATTCTCTTCCAGGAAAACCGTAGCTTTAACACGTTGTTTATGGGATTTCCCGGCGCGGAGACCAACAGGGCAGGCGCATGCAGACGCTGGAAGTCGTCATACGGGAAAGTGTACTGCCCAGAAAATAAACCGGTAACATTGCGCCCGATACTGCTCGAATCCAAGTGCACCGGCAGCTCTTGCACCGGCCAAACGGATATCGCGCATCAGTATTCCACGTTCGAAATCGAGTCCGACGAGGATCCCGCCACCGGCGTATTGCGGATGGATCGCTTCGACGCCATAAGGAAAGGCACGACCGGCTTGGGGCCACCTGCCGGGTTATATCCATACGGTTATGTGATCCCCAGCGAAACGAAAGCGTACTGGGATATGGCTTCGCAATACACGCTTGCCGACCACATGTTTTCAACCGAAAAGAGTGACAGTTTTCCTGCGCACCAGGAATTAATAGCAGGGACTACAGCGTTAAACGACCACGAATCGCTCGTCGATTCGCCGTCCACGACGCAATGGGGCTGCGATGCTGTGCCGAAGTCGCATACACCGGTACTTTTTAAAGACGGCCGTTATGTTGTCAATGGGCCTTTTCCGTGCTTCGACCAATACAAGACTATCGCCGACGTGCTCGACGCTTCGAACGTGTCCTGGAAGTACTACGTCCAAAGCATTAGCGGTAAGGACAAAGACCTTTCGGGAACCCTCTGGAACGGATTCGACGCGATCAAGGCCGTCCGGTACGGGCCAGATTGGAAGAAAAATATTGTCCATCCGAACCGCCGAGTAATTGATGATGCCGCTGCAGGCAAACTCGCTGCGGTATCCTGGGTTATCCCAACGCTGTTCGATTCAGACCATCCCGCGTCGGCATGTCCGAATGGTCCCAACTGGGTATCGCGCGTCGTCAATTCAATCGGCGAGAGCCGCGACTGGAAGAACACCCTCATTCTGATTACTTGGGACGAGTGGGGTGGTTGGTACGACGGCGTTCCGCCCCCGCAACTCGACTACACGACGTTGGGTATGCGAGTACCCCTTATCATCATTTCGCCGTACGCAAAGAAACATTACGTTTCCAAAACGCAGTACGAGTTCGGCAGTATTCTGAAGTTCATCGAACAAAACTTCGGAACGGCCTCGCTCGGATCGACCGATGTCCGCGCAAACTCGATCGGCGACGCACTAGACTTCACGCAACAGCCGTCGGCCTTCAAACCGATACCCGTACCGCCAGCCCAAAATTGCGCCCACCGGAGCAATAGCGAGATAATCGAAGAAGAGGGTGGGGCTCCCGGATAA